The sequence GACTTCCAGACTTTGTAACCTCTAACAATGTTTTTACAAGACTCGCATAAAGAGTACTCTTGCCTCCATACTATATAGACTAGTATTCCCCTTTAAACTTAACATAGGATGAGACACTTTAATCTACAAGTTTCACTTGCTGCATTATATCCATTAGGATAaagtacagataactcactcaaaacaaatgtgtttttttgtccTCAAAGTTCTGTTTGAACTGGTATTGATTTTAGACATAAAAACTGGCAGAAACTTGTTTTCACATGTGGCTCTAGAGCAGTAACCAGTAAAAGTGTTGAACTCTAATGCAATTTTGACACGTACATTCTGAAGAAAAGATTTTAGAGGAAGATTAAATTATCTAGTCTACAAGGTATCTTTCTTTTCAGTCACTTTAGTTTCTGTAAAGCACTATGCAGTGTTTTTCAACAGACTTTAACATGAAGTTTGATGTAAACAGGATATTCCCTCATGTTCATAACTGTATCGAAATTATCTTTTAGTTGCTAGAAGGTCCTCAAACCATTAGAAATATATTCAAGAACATTTATAGTAACTGTTACATAAACCAACttgcatgtttaaaaaaattatggtgaTGATGTTTACTGAATTGGCAAAACAAAGTCTATTTTGAATGATAAAGAAATGTGAGCACATTACCTTGTTCATTGCAAGTTTATGCCCTTCAATGCCAGGGTCTCAAATTGTTGGAGAGCATGAAGTTCCTCCTCAGAGAATGGGGGCACCTGCATATACATAATGGAGAGGCACATCAGTTTCTCATGCTTTCAAGTGACATGTAACATTCAGTCAAAATAAGTCCAATTTATCTTACAGAAAGGTGGTATTGCAGCCCCGACTCTCAACTGGAGCCCAAAGTAATTGGTGCTCCCACACCCCTCCGCTCGGTTTTATGACAGGGCTGTAAAAGGAAAAACAGCTACACAAACTAGATCTCTGGGGCTCCAGCTGGGTGTAGTGAAGCTTTAAAGGGGTTGTCAAAATTTCACCAACCTCCTATTAATATGACCTGCTCCACCTCTGGAACCCCCCATAGCTCTATTCAGAGCTATTGAAAAGGAATGGATGGATTCAGTCCTCAGGAACTGTGACCTTTCAGAAAACTACAGCTTCTGGTTTCAGGAAATTAAGGGAAGGAGTGAAGTGAGTGAGGTGCTTGGCTATAAGGAGAAAGCAGTGGTTAGTAACAGGGTATTGTCAGTGCTTTTGCAGTGAAGGATCAGATTGTGAAGGCCACATTAGCTATGACTGTAGAACGCAAAATGTGTTGGCCCAATTATGAATTAGCCAACTATAAAGGCTGCAACCATGCACAGTACTGGCAGGACCCCTCACTTTGGGACTAGGTGGTCATGGGCAAAGCAACAAATATTCAAAACATTTAGGACCAAGAAACAAAAGTGTCGCCAAATCATAGATTTACTGATCCAGATATagcaacaaaaacacacacatctAGTAATCTAAACATCTCAAATATCAGAAAGTTGTACCTGAAAATCTGTTTGTTGCTGTAAATGCTGCACCATTTTCAGTGTATTTGCAATAGTTGTGTGAATACGCTCAACTGACTTTTGCTGGTCTGCAGCAATCTTATCCAGCTGCGATGACAAAGACTTAAATCGTGACTTCACACTTGCCAACTGCTCCAGCAATTTGGTGGGATtttcctaaaataaaatatttacaccaATATTTAGGTATACAAaggctttttacatttttatcaccCACACAGACCTTTTGAATTAACAAATGATCAAAGAGGGATCACTTAGCACTATGGAGAAGAACTGTTTgtgtgcacacaaaaaaaatcatgatGGACCAGTGATAAAAGTAAGTAGTATATCTATTATTTCTCAGCCAGAATCAGTTGCTGAAAAATTACCACCTATATAAACGATTAACCAGATTCTCCAAATTCAGTAGCTGGAATTACTGAAGGAACAGACTGCTGAAATGTGTTAAAACTACCATAAAAGAAACAAATgttcaaacaaagacaacaacCAACAGTAAATCACAGAAGGAACTAAAACTAACCAGCTATCAATAAAGACCAAGTACCTGTGCTGAGGAGTCATCAGGGAGGCTCTTCCTTATTTCAAACTCTAGTTTTTGCTCGATGTAATCCAAGTCAGACTCTGCTTTCTggaactgaaatttaaatttttagATTAGATTTTTCCTGATGTTTATAATGTACAAGAAAAGATAAATTGAAAAACAGCAGATTTTATTATGCTAAGATAtgttaaaacactaaaatgtacattgcAGGAATATTCCATCTTTCCAGGTTCACGCAGCGGTCAATAGAGTGGTTCTCCAATATTTACTAGATGTATGCAGGTGTTCTCTGCTTCCAAATGCTTTGACAATACTATTGCACTGCTAGCTGTATAGTACAGTAGTGCAATAAAGTCAGAGCAATTATTAGCAGAAAAAGCTTTAGTTTTAAGAAGAAAAAGCAATGCGATTCTAGAGGCTCGTCCGCTGGCTAGGAGAGTAGCCTTGATGTCCATCCAGAACGTAGTTTGGGTCACTGGCCGATGCCCTTTTAACATTGCACTGCTTTTTGTGCGTGGTCACTAGTAGTACAACATAAAAAGGGCTCTGGACAGGATTCTGAATGGGTGAGGGGGGTTGGTGGGGCACAGAGAAATTAAACGTTTTCGGCAGACTAAAAATGCCAAACTTAAAGGTGTTTCTTATTCGGCTATTTATATCAAACATCCACTATTACAAATAAAAAGGTATTTCCACCAAAGAAGAGATCTAAACTCAACTAggtttaaaaatgttattctgTAATTACATAAACCTTTTCCCTACTTCTGCTAAGCAAATACAAAAGTCTGCAA is a genomic window of Mixophyes fleayi isolate aMixFle1 chromosome 2, aMixFle1.hap1, whole genome shotgun sequence containing:
- the SKA2 gene encoding spindle and kinetochore-associated protein 2, which translates into the protein METAVNKLEALFQKAESDLDYIEQKLEFEIRKSLPDDSSAQENPTKLLEQLASVKSRFKSLSSQLDKIAADQQKSVERIHTTIANTLKMVQHLQQQTDFQVPPFSEEELHALQQFETLALKGINLQ